In a single window of the Acinetobacter tibetensis genome:
- the rimM gene encoding ribosome maturation factor RimM (Essential for efficient processing of 16S rRNA), with protein MTPTQNVPEDRIQIGQLRSAYGLNGWLWVYSNTEPMSNIFDYLPWYIETKAGWQIVDVKRWKPHGKGLVVWLKGVSDRTAADNLVGANVWISKSQLPQAGVDEYYWSDLKGLTVLGLNDEEQEVNLGQIHELFETGANDVMVVRATAESIDSEERMIPWHKDVIQRVDLEAGRIYVNWGVDY; from the coding sequence ATGACACCAACACAGAATGTTCCCGAAGATCGTATTCAGATTGGACAGTTACGTTCAGCATATGGATTAAATGGGTGGCTCTGGGTCTATTCCAATACAGAACCTATGAGCAACATATTTGACTACCTGCCTTGGTACATTGAGACCAAAGCAGGTTGGCAAATTGTAGATGTAAAACGTTGGAAACCACATGGCAAAGGTTTGGTTGTTTGGCTGAAAGGTGTGAGTGATCGCACAGCAGCAGATAATCTGGTCGGTGCAAATGTCTGGATCTCAAAATCTCAACTGCCTCAAGCAGGCGTGGACGAGTATTATTGGTCGGATTTAAAAGGCTTAACTGTGTTAGGTTTGAATGATGAAGAGCAAGAAGTGAATCTCGGTCAAATCCATGAACTGTTCGAAACAGGCGCTAATGATGTGATGGTGGTTCGCGCAACTGCTGAAAGCATCGATAGTGAAGAGCGTATGATTCCATGGCATAAAGATGTGATACAACGCGTTGATCTCGAAGCTGGTCGTATCTACGTCAATTGGGGCGTAGATTATTAA
- a CDS encoding type IV pilin protein yields the protein MVVKIKGFTLVELMIVVAIIGILAMIVYPSYQEFVRKTKRADTEKEMMEIASRIQRYKIANFTFLKTDGNPIGLTDIGHKSVSPQSGTVLYNLALSNVTAGTWTLTATPVTSAGQYGDGHIVLNHRGERCWEKGSDKTGSACVPSSTTNWGGK from the coding sequence ATGGTAGTGAAAATTAAAGGCTTCACACTTGTTGAGCTTATGATTGTCGTAGCGATTATCGGGATTCTAGCGATGATAGTTTACCCTTCTTATCAAGAGTTTGTTCGTAAAACAAAGAGAGCGGACACTGAAAAGGAGATGATGGAAATTGCATCAAGAATTCAGCGTTATAAAATTGCTAACTTTACTTTTCTGAAAACAGATGGTAATCCAATTGGTTTAACTGATATAGGACATAAGAGCGTAAGTCCTCAGTCAGGTACAGTTTTGTATAATTTAGCATTATCCAATGTCACAGCTGGGACTTGGACATTAACGGCTACACCAGTCACGAGTGCTGGCCAGTATGGTGATGGACACATAGTTTTGAATCATAGAGGTGAGCGTTGTTGGGAAAAAGGATCTGACAAAACAGGCTCAGCGTGCGTACCATCCTCAACCACAAATTGGGGCGGCAAATAA
- a CDS encoding prepilin-type N-terminal cleavage/methylation domain-containing protein, protein MTTRFKKKPNNAGFTLIELMVVVVIVAIIAAIAIPSYQEYVRRSLASQAQQQIQQISNSLEKNKARNFNYLGFTLSPNPTVLPVGATGASIKYSITVQDGANTARALTDSSAAGQSWVIRAESTDAKNFSYLMTSLGFRCKTKTTANISATSVTNATCGTGGESW, encoded by the coding sequence ATGACTACTAGATTTAAAAAAAAACCAAATAATGCTGGTTTTACCCTCATTGAGTTGATGGTAGTTGTCGTAATTGTTGCAATCATTGCAGCAATTGCGATCCCGAGTTATCAGGAATATGTACGACGTAGTCTTGCTTCGCAGGCTCAGCAGCAGATACAGCAAATATCCAATTCGCTTGAGAAAAATAAAGCACGAAATTTTAACTATTTGGGTTTTACATTGTCGCCAAATCCAACAGTTTTGCCTGTTGGGGCGACTGGAGCATCAATAAAGTATTCTATCACTGTCCAAGATGGTGCAAATACTGCAAGAGCTTTAACAGATAGTTCTGCAGCTGGGCAAAGTTGGGTAATTCGTGCAGAATCTACCGATGCTAAAAACTTTAGTTATCTTATGACAAGTTTAGGGTTTCGTTGTAAAACTAAAACAACTGCGAATATTTCAGCCACCAGTGTAACAAATGCGACTTGTGGAACTGGAGGCGAGTCATGGTAG
- a CDS encoding GspH/FimT family pseudopilin, producing the protein MRTNRGFTLIELMVTIAVLAIIAMMAAPSFGDMMTEQNLNKSTRDLTISLNEARSQAVTTRSLVQVYFADDVSDKYEEDIFKALPSDADVDKVKDKLSQRTAFIWIPSGSAQLKSGSPRSITFDITGVVSGANADTKFEICEKSGGKKSRIISISRMGTIQQIIEGIC; encoded by the coding sequence ATGCGAACAAATCGAGGGTTCACCTTAATAGAGCTCATGGTGACAATTGCTGTGTTGGCAATTATTGCCATGATGGCGGCACCTTCTTTTGGGGACATGATGACTGAGCAAAATCTTAATAAAAGTACTCGAGATTTAACCATATCATTAAATGAAGCGCGTTCTCAGGCTGTTACAACGCGTTCACTTGTACAAGTTTATTTTGCTGATGATGTATCTGATAAATATGAAGAAGATATTTTCAAGGCATTACCTTCTGATGCTGATGTAGATAAAGTAAAAGATAAATTGTCCCAAAGAACAGCTTTTATATGGATTCCTTCAGGGAGTGCACAATTGAAGTCAGGCTCTCCTCGCTCTATTACGTTTGATATCACGGGTGTTGTGTCAGGAGCAAATGCCGATACTAAATTTGAAATTTGTGAAAAATCAGGTGGCAAAAAATCAAGAATCATTAGCATTTCAAGAATGGGTACAATTCAACAAATAATAGAGGGGATTTGCTAA
- a CDS encoding PilW family protein: protein MIRQSGFTLIELVLSLALGLIITAAAILLFLTSQRSLSLQQGLSDVQDNANFGLNYLTKDIRLANLNNPKSILNDETAYGGVVLTSSINATKDTQTTPPTPLSNLVHTIIGTTANVNLVSRSSGMTVGTVPAWSGVSNVQVNGSDISSDQLVIQYVPQYLTDDKGTASTSDDVLVGGYDCEGNKLEFPVNDPLDGKPFGPQVVVQRYFLRADDNNVKTEPNQPLALACDAGHYATTGDPTVVTRYGDAGEIVMKRVDYFRVLLGVQNDNQRRYISVNDYMTLATPRPRIVSLQLGLLTRSAQNVGNDTVTKDDQEFVVLDQTVKVKKPSVATTKYVRQVVSQTVALRNSVGERGE, encoded by the coding sequence ATGATAAGACAATCTGGTTTTACCCTGATTGAACTTGTGCTTTCATTGGCATTGGGTTTAATTATTACTGCTGCTGCAATCTTATTATTTCTTACGAGTCAAAGAAGTTTATCCTTGCAACAAGGATTATCTGATGTTCAGGATAATGCCAATTTTGGGTTGAATTATTTGACGAAAGATATTCGGTTGGCAAACTTAAATAATCCTAAATCAATTTTAAATGACGAGACTGCTTACGGTGGAGTAGTTTTAACATCCTCCATTAATGCAACGAAAGACACACAAACAACTCCTCCAACACCATTAAGTAATTTAGTGCATACAATTATTGGTACAACAGCAAATGTCAATTTGGTTTCTAGAAGTAGCGGAATGACAGTTGGCACAGTGCCAGCATGGTCTGGTGTATCGAATGTTCAAGTGAATGGCAGTGATATTTCAAGTGACCAACTGGTTATTCAGTACGTTCCTCAATATTTGACAGATGATAAAGGAACGGCTTCAACAAGTGATGATGTGTTGGTGGGGGGGTATGATTGTGAAGGGAATAAATTAGAATTTCCTGTGAATGACCCTTTGGATGGTAAGCCATTTGGTCCTCAAGTTGTTGTCCAGCGATATTTCTTACGAGCAGATGATAATAATGTGAAAACTGAACCTAATCAGCCATTGGCACTTGCATGTGATGCTGGGCATTACGCCACAACGGGTGATCCTACTGTAGTAACACGTTATGGTGATGCTGGTGAAATTGTAATGAAGCGGGTGGATTATTTTCGCGTACTTTTAGGTGTTCAAAATGACAACCAGCGAAGATATATTTCTGTAAATGATTATATGACACTTGCAACCCCGAGACCGAGAATAGTGTCTCTTCAACTGGGATTATTAACACGTTCAGCTCAAAATGTGGGTAATGATACAGTTACTAAAGATGATCAAGAGTTTGTGGTACTTGATCAAACTGTAAAAGTTAAAAAACCATCGGTTGCTACAACTAAATATGTTCGCCAAGTTGTTTCACAAACAGTTGCTCTAAGAAACTCAGTAGGGGAGCGCGGAGAATGA
- the ispH gene encoding 4-hydroxy-3-methylbut-2-enyl diphosphate reductase, protein MEIVLANPRGFCAGVDRAIAIVNRALECFQPPIYVRHEVVHNKFVVDDLRQRGAIFVDELDEVPDDNIVIFSAHGVSKAVQQEAERRGLKVFDATCPLVTKVHIEVTKYAREGVEAILIGHEGHPEVEGTMGQYDKKNGGDIYLVEDEEDVAQLDVRHPDKVAFVTQTTLSIDDTAKVIDALRKKFPKIQGPRKDDICYATQNRQDAVRDLAEQCDVVLVVGSPNSSNSNRLRELAERMGKAAYLVDNAEQLQQDWFDTNTKIGVTAGASAPEILIKQVIQRLQDWGAKVPEELAGREENITFSLPKELRIPVTQA, encoded by the coding sequence ATGGAAATTGTATTGGCTAATCCGCGTGGTTTTTGTGCAGGGGTCGATCGAGCCATTGCGATTGTAAATCGTGCACTTGAGTGTTTTCAGCCACCAATTTATGTACGCCATGAAGTGGTACACAACAAATTTGTGGTGGATGATTTACGTCAGCGTGGCGCGATTTTTGTCGATGAGTTAGATGAAGTACCTGATGACAATATCGTGATTTTTAGCGCGCATGGTGTATCTAAAGCGGTACAGCAAGAAGCAGAGCGTCGCGGTTTAAAAGTTTTTGATGCAACGTGTCCTTTGGTCACCAAAGTACATATTGAAGTCACTAAATATGCCCGTGAAGGGGTAGAAGCCATTTTGATTGGTCATGAAGGTCATCCTGAAGTGGAAGGCACGATGGGACAATATGACAAGAAAAATGGTGGTGATATTTATCTGGTTGAAGATGAAGAAGACGTCGCTCAGTTGGATGTGCGTCATCCTGATAAAGTGGCTTTTGTAACACAAACGACGTTGTCGATTGATGACACCGCTAAAGTGATTGATGCACTGCGTAAAAAATTTCCGAAGATTCAGGGTCCTCGTAAAGATGATATTTGTTATGCCACGCAAAACCGCCAAGATGCTGTGCGTGATTTGGCTGAGCAATGCGATGTGGTCTTGGTCGTCGGGTCTCCAAACTCATCAAATTCGAACCGTTTACGCGAACTGGCTGAGCGTATGGGTAAAGCGGCTTATTTGGTCGATAATGCGGAACAGCTGCAGCAAGATTGGTTTGATACGAATACTAAAATTGGTGTGACGGCTGGTGCCTCTGCGCCTGAAATTCTGATTAAACAAGTCATTCAGCGTCTGCAAGATTGGGGTGCGAAAGTTCCTGAAGAGCTTGCGGGGCGTGAAGAAAACATTACGTTTAGTTTGCCGAAAGAGTTACGTATTCCTGTAACACAGGCTTAA
- the rpsP gene encoding 30S ribosomal protein S16: MVVIRLARGGAKKRPFYQIIVTDSRNARDGRFIERIGFFNPTAQGKAEKLRLDADRFAHWVAQGAQPSDRVASLAAQAKKAAATA, encoded by the coding sequence ATGGTAGTTATTCGTCTTGCACGCGGTGGTGCTAAAAAACGTCCGTTTTATCAAATCATTGTGACTGATAGTCGTAATGCACGTGACGGTCGTTTCATCGAACGTATTGGTTTCTTCAACCCAACAGCTCAAGGTAAAGCAGAAAAACTTCGTTTAGATGCTGACCGTTTTGCTCATTGGGTAGCACAAGGTGCTCAACCTTCTGATCGTGTTGCTTCTTTAGCTGCTCAAGCTAAGAAAGCTGCAGCTACTGCATAA
- a CDS encoding PilC/PilY family type IV pilus protein encodes MTRLNNKIMLQKYCKKVLATSLSALCSGLVISSSVQASDIDIYQQAKSGTISLMMMLDISGSMGYPQLVGSRSACDVPSGATIESNGSDTSTNGTPTYKRSYCNVIETKTYRYRSYRSNKTTYYQSCTNAATSISACSWGNATTSTPSLSGLNNESSSSYTYYYEGMTRKYYDRITRLKDGMFDLLYGNTTKGITRIDDDKVIGLSTFSRPTSFNSSGEPTAADNVSGQVRIPARRLDAVVNGVTQRQILLNEIAKLGARGGTPTADAYADTAAYLFGTTTGGTEKGIIGYTTTTYPNRFYSCVTPTLTGGCNGYSSSYTTTIPAYDTLTLNNGYYYYYKNNIASSASSGFYYSYDETKNAAKTLYAKPASLTQADDIKKCSGQGIYVLTDGQPNNNDSAKLLMQTALTSTYSSTLSCTDSDSGWECMHNFVQNLLTPTKNPLGLKIKTAVVGFGQDFNGVASYDKNKTQEENIAALGTIDTDVKKAAYWGIIGEGGWYSGSESEDVVNSVNDFISSLGSTIPAVTTGSPTVPKDSLNPSVLQQVAYYPQFQPTPDKTYQLWAGNLKKYNVVAGVLKDKGGSSIVDSDGRLVDNYDLWAPAVDAAVKDSDESIYGSTKYALMGGMKSQLKLRTDANTENRKLLTNRVAEGTGASAVFVNSTSLRQVKISDLTDSTYQNDANRGYLISLLGYGIDATNPSAINLATAPELRQVGAVMHSSPILLTNKGKITYTDNVLGSINREDYVLFGTTQGLLHVVDAVTGKEKFAFVPNEMVENQKQAFLKYDSTSGGLSKLFYGVDAPWATYTEYVVDANGNLTVGTGRNSQKGKQIAYGGLRMGGRSYYALDLANINDPKLLFQISPSDQKVYYNGSSKTFSQLQYMGQSWSKPAIAWVKWGKSRKRVMFVGGGYDAGGDDGDAHTNGVKGAYAGYESDTYNQTNAKGGGVYMFDADNGDLLWWASKNATTSSATTNTGVIGLNDDNLKYSVTSEIRTEDRNSDGLVDHLYFGDLGGQLFRIDLDNSAATLGAFAKTPHRLLNLNASEKSPRFYEMPGFSIYDYAGKAFAVISIGTGNRSLPLKDYTVGTTGYDYDAVYNIYDKDVTRKDLYTTTTFTKTLVKADLGEITQDNRNDDTTLVAPYTAYGWFYRFKSSGSAAKLQSAKVLATPIVLNSRMFVSTFDGSKPGLSGDCGAGVKGESFLQQFCMPYGQCAKAIAIECTSADGCSEGPGIQTPAVVDEECNPAIEDCTKCDPSVEKCDPDPNCDPSVENCGGGGVTNNLNYCISTGNRGVTKIGGIISAGSSKICLVPQRWYELSGLKQ; translated from the coding sequence ATGACTAGATTAAATAATAAAATAATGCTCCAAAAGTATTGTAAAAAAGTATTGGCAACCAGTCTTTCTGCACTATGTAGTGGCTTAGTAATTAGCAGCAGTGTACAGGCAAGTGATATTGATATTTATCAACAGGCGAAGTCGGGGACGATTAGCTTAATGATGATGCTAGATATTTCGGGCAGTATGGGTTATCCGCAATTAGTGGGAAGTCGTAGTGCATGTGATGTACCTTCAGGTGCTACCATTGAGAGTAATGGTTCTGATACCTCGACTAATGGTACGCCAACGTATAAGCGCTCTTATTGTAATGTTATAGAGACAAAGACATATAGATATCGAAGTTACCGCAGCAATAAAACTACGTATTATCAATCATGTACAAATGCTGCGACAAGTATATCAGCTTGTTCATGGGGGAATGCAACAACGTCAACACCGTCTTTGAGTGGGTTGAATAATGAATCCTCGAGTTCTTATACTTATTATTATGAGGGGATGACTCGTAAGTATTATGATCGTATTACGCGTTTAAAAGATGGGATGTTCGATCTTTTGTATGGAAATACGACTAAAGGTATTACTCGAATTGATGATGATAAAGTCATTGGATTAAGCACATTTTCAAGACCCACAAGTTTTAACAGTAGTGGTGAACCTACAGCAGCGGATAATGTGAGTGGACAAGTCCGAATTCCAGCAAGACGATTAGATGCTGTTGTTAACGGGGTAACTCAGCGACAAATATTGCTTAATGAAATTGCAAAATTAGGTGCTAGAGGAGGAACACCTACTGCGGATGCTTACGCGGACACGGCTGCATATTTATTTGGCACGACCACTGGGGGAACTGAAAAAGGAATTATCGGATATACGACAACAACATATCCTAATCGTTTCTATTCATGCGTTACACCAACACTAACTGGTGGATGTAATGGTTATTCTTCAAGTTATACGACAACAATTCCTGCTTATGATACGCTCACACTAAATAACGGTTACTATTATTATTATAAAAACAATATTGCGAGTTCAGCTTCGAGTGGATTCTATTATTCCTATGATGAAACCAAGAATGCAGCAAAAACATTGTATGCAAAACCTGCATCTTTAACTCAGGCTGACGATATTAAAAAATGTAGTGGACAGGGAATTTATGTCTTAACAGATGGTCAGCCAAATAATAATGATTCTGCAAAACTTCTAATGCAGACAGCTTTAACTTCAACATATAGCTCAACTCTAAGTTGCACAGACTCTGACTCAGGTTGGGAGTGTATGCATAATTTTGTCCAAAATCTTTTAACGCCGACTAAGAATCCACTAGGTTTAAAAATTAAAACTGCAGTGGTCGGTTTTGGGCAAGATTTTAATGGTGTGGCATCTTATGATAAGAATAAAACACAAGAGGAGAATATTGCTGCTTTAGGGACAATTGATACTGATGTAAAAAAAGCAGCTTATTGGGGTATTATTGGTGAAGGTGGCTGGTATTCAGGCAGTGAATCTGAAGATGTTGTGAACAGCGTTAATGATTTTATTAGTAGTTTGGGAAGTACGATCCCTGCTGTAACTACAGGCTCTCCTACTGTACCTAAAGATAGTCTGAATCCATCTGTTTTACAGCAAGTGGCTTATTATCCGCAATTTCAACCGACACCAGACAAAACCTATCAATTATGGGCAGGTAATCTAAAAAAATATAACGTAGTTGCTGGGGTGCTGAAAGACAAGGGTGGAAGTAGCATTGTTGATAGTGATGGACGTCTTGTTGATAATTATGATTTATGGGCACCAGCAGTTGATGCAGCTGTTAAAGATTCCGATGAATCTATTTATGGTAGTACTAAATATGCCTTGATGGGCGGTATGAAATCTCAACTTAAATTGCGTACAGATGCAAATACTGAAAACCGTAAGTTATTAACCAATCGTGTAGCGGAAGGCACAGGAGCTTCTGCTGTATTTGTGAATAGTACTAGCCTTCGTCAGGTTAAAATAAGCGATTTAACGGATAGTACTTATCAGAATGATGCAAACAGAGGTTATTTAATTAGTTTACTGGGTTATGGGATTGATGCTACTAATCCGAGTGCAATTAATTTAGCAACCGCCCCTGAACTTCGTCAAGTTGGGGCAGTCATGCACTCATCTCCTATATTATTAACAAATAAAGGTAAGATTACCTATACCGACAATGTTTTAGGTTCCATAAATCGTGAAGACTACGTTTTATTTGGAACAACGCAAGGGCTTTTACATGTTGTTGATGCTGTGACAGGTAAGGAGAAATTTGCATTTGTACCAAATGAAATGGTTGAAAATCAAAAACAAGCATTCTTGAAATACGACAGTACGAGTGGTGGGTTAAGTAAATTATTTTATGGTGTAGATGCACCATGGGCCACTTATACAGAATATGTAGTAGATGCCAATGGTAATTTAACCGTTGGCACCGGACGTAACTCTCAGAAAGGTAAACAAATTGCCTATGGCGGTTTACGTATGGGGGGAAGAAGCTATTACGCTTTAGATTTAGCAAATATAAATGATCCTAAATTGCTTTTCCAAATTTCGCCATCCGACCAAAAAGTGTATTACAACGGTAGCAGTAAAACTTTTTCTCAACTTCAATACATGGGACAGAGTTGGTCTAAACCTGCAATCGCGTGGGTAAAATGGGGTAAAAGCCGAAAACGGGTGATGTTTGTTGGTGGTGGTTATGATGCCGGTGGTGATGATGGTGATGCACATACCAATGGCGTTAAGGGGGCATATGCGGGTTATGAAAGTGATACTTATAATCAAACCAATGCTAAAGGCGGTGGCGTTTATATGTTCGATGCGGATAATGGGGATTTACTCTGGTGGGCGAGCAAGAATGCAACAACGAGTTCAGCAACAACAAATACTGGTGTGATTGGTTTAAATGACGATAATTTGAAATACAGTGTGACCAGTGAAATTCGTACTGAAGACCGAAATAGTGATGGTTTGGTTGATCACTTATACTTTGGTGATTTAGGTGGGCAATTATTCCGTATTGATTTAGATAATAGTGCAGCGACTTTAGGTGCATTTGCGAAAACACCACACCGCTTACTGAATCTTAATGCTAGTGAGAAAAGCCCAAGATTCTATGAAATGCCAGGTTTTTCAATTTATGATTATGCTGGAAAAGCCTTTGCCGTAATCTCTATAGGAACGGGTAACCGAAGTCTGCCTTTAAAAGACTATACAGTTGGTACAACAGGTTATGATTATGATGCGGTCTATAATATTTACGATAAAGACGTAACACGTAAAGACTTATATACCACTACAACCTTTACTAAAACTTTAGTCAAAGCAGACTTGGGTGAAATCACACAAGACAATCGGAATGATGACACGACCTTAGTTGCACCATATACAGCTTATGGTTGGTTCTACCGTTTTAAATCTTCAGGCTCTGCTGCCAAACTACAAAGTGCCAAGGTGTTAGCGACTCCTATTGTTTTAAATTCTCGGATGTTTGTGTCTACTTTTGATGGTAGTAAACCGGGTTTATCTGGTGATTGTGGAGCTGGGGTTAAAGGTGAAAGCTTCCTACAACAATTCTGTATGCCATATGGGCAGTGTGCGAAAGCAATAGCAATTGAATGTACATCTGCTGATGGTTGCTCGGAGGGTCCAGGGATTCAAACACCCGCTGTTGTAGATGAGGAATGTAATCCTGCTATAGAAGATTGTACGAAATGTGATCCATCTGTGGAGAAGTGTGATCCAGATCCAAATTGTGATCCATCCGTGGAAAATTGTGGTGGCGGTGGAGTCACGAATAATTTGAATTACTGTATTTCTACGGGGAACCGTGGTGTGACTAAAATAGGCGGTATTATTAGCGCTGGCAGCAGTAAAATTTGTTTGGTGCCACAGCGTTGGTATGAGCTTTCTGGGCTTAAGCAATAG
- the trmD gene encoding tRNA (guanosine(37)-N1)-methyltransferase TrmD: MFFAVITLFPEMFEAITAYGISGRAAKRDIVQVHCINPREFAEGNYKRVDERPFGGGPGMVMMAEPLAKAIQRAKQLAEQAGAVHVPVVYMSPQGKTLNEPAVQQFVEYDGLIVLCGRYEGVDERLIQKYVDQEWSIGDYVLSGGELPAMVLLDSIIRRLPNTMSDEQSAVQDSFVDGLLDCPQYTKPDHFEGLDVPDILKSGHHANIEKWRFLQRYQRTLERRPELVEKVELTKQQKKWLKDL; the protein is encoded by the coding sequence GTGTTTTTTGCAGTCATTACGCTTTTTCCTGAAATGTTTGAAGCGATTACAGCCTACGGTATTAGCGGGCGCGCAGCAAAGCGTGACATTGTACAAGTCCATTGTATTAATCCACGTGAATTTGCTGAGGGCAACTACAAAAGAGTGGATGAACGTCCCTTTGGTGGTGGTCCAGGTATGGTGATGATGGCGGAGCCTCTGGCAAAGGCCATTCAACGTGCCAAACAGCTTGCAGAGCAAGCAGGAGCCGTTCATGTTCCAGTGGTGTATATGTCGCCACAAGGGAAAACCTTAAATGAGCCTGCGGTACAACAGTTTGTCGAATATGATGGATTGATTGTGTTATGTGGGCGTTATGAAGGGGTAGATGAACGTTTAATCCAAAAATATGTTGATCAGGAATGGTCAATTGGGGATTACGTTTTATCAGGTGGAGAGCTTCCTGCGATGGTGTTGTTGGACAGTATTATTCGACGTTTGCCGAATACGATGTCTGATGAGCAATCGGCTGTGCAAGATTCTTTTGTGGATGGTCTGTTAGATTGCCCACAATATACCAAGCCAGACCATTTTGAAGGTTTGGATGTGCCCGATATATTGAAGTCGGGACATCATGCCAACATTGAAAAATGGCGGTTTTTGCAGCGTTATCAGCGGACTCTTGAACGCCGACCTGAGTTGGTGGAAAAGGTGGAGTTGACCAAGCAGCAAAAAAAATGGCTTAAAGATTTATAA
- a CDS encoding pilus assembly PilX family protein, producing the protein MKKFQSGAALIVVLIFLVVITVIGTIAIRQSLVGLSVATNGQVQQLLSQNSDSAFFSTEDTKNLIQSLSGSGMFGYVSNANDKNKELVFCYRGDQADFFDIARANIMQWESGKAKPTNDLFGIDGYCDASQSSTNWFTSGRRAVMTQVSVKFSTVEELDPFYDRTRATDTKTGQVEETKRVKVFAVSLMPSLSSASSTDINTCLNSHMNEVTVPSDTTKPSISSGTAVKDNPLMSVTECLTSLSVPFTTQVSEYTIAQNFT; encoded by the coding sequence ATGAAAAAGTTTCAATCTGGTGCAGCGCTTATAGTTGTACTTATATTTCTGGTCGTGATTACGGTAATCGGAACAATTGCTATTCGACAGAGTCTTGTTGGATTAAGTGTGGCGACGAATGGGCAAGTTCAACAGCTTCTATCTCAAAACTCAGATTCAGCTTTTTTTAGCACAGAAGACACTAAAAATTTAATTCAGAGTTTAAGTGGTAGCGGGATGTTCGGCTATGTAAGCAATGCCAATGATAAAAACAAGGAGTTGGTATTTTGTTATCGAGGTGATCAGGCTGATTTCTTTGATATTGCAAGAGCCAATATTATGCAATGGGAATCGGGAAAAGCAAAACCAACAAATGATTTGTTTGGTATTGATGGATATTGTGATGCTAGTCAGTCAAGTACAAACTGGTTTACCAGCGGGCGCCGAGCTGTTATGACACAGGTTTCTGTTAAGTTTTCAACAGTAGAAGAGCTAGACCCATTTTATGATCGTACACGTGCGACTGATACCAAAACAGGGCAAGTTGAAGAGACCAAGCGAGTGAAGGTATTTGCTGTTTCTCTTATGCCAAGCTTGAGTAGTGCTTCCTCCACTGACATAAATACTTGTTTAAATAGCCATATGAATGAGGTCACGGTTCCTAGTGATACGACAAAACCATCTATTTCTTCTGGGACTGCTGTGAAAGACAATCCTTTAATGAGTGTTACAGAGTGTTTAACTAGTTTAAGCGTTCCTTTCACAACGCAGGTGAGTGAATACACCATTGCGCAGAACTTTACATAA
- the pilV gene encoding type IV pilus modification protein PilV, with the protein MNLAINQKGFGLVEILVALLILAIGILGFVGLQYRAVEATSEAGSRIQAINIARDLSDRIRVNRSVFNVYQSQIETPSNQKTYETNCFTSNCSETDLADFDVAQVVNKAASLGMTMNIMDCQDNNNGRSCIYVAWGDSSATNGTGTGDCTNGTAYNPNSTCVIMEAY; encoded by the coding sequence ATGAACTTGGCTATTAATCAAAAAGGTTTCGGTCTAGTCGAGATTCTGGTGGCTCTTCTAATTCTTGCTATTGGTATTCTGGGCTTTGTTGGATTGCAGTATCGTGCAGTTGAGGCAACATCAGAAGCTGGTTCTAGAATTCAGGCAATTAATATTGCGCGAGATTTGTCGGACAGAATTCGAGTAAATCGTTCAGTATTCAATGTTTATCAATCTCAAATAGAAACACCATCCAATCAAAAAACTTATGAAACAAATTGTTTTACATCTAATTGTTCTGAAACAGATTTGGCTGATTTTGATGTTGCTCAGGTTGTAAATAAAGCAGCTTCTTTGGGAATGACAATGAATATTATGGATTGTCAGGATAATAATAATGGTCGTAGTTGTATTTATGTGGCTTGGGGGGATTCAAGTGCTACTAATGGTACAGGCACAGGGGATTGTACTAATGGGACGGCATATAATCCAAATTCAACCTGTGTGATTATGGAGGCATATTAA